One part of the Aureibacillus halotolerans genome encodes these proteins:
- the treR gene encoding trehalose operon repressor encodes MRMNISQTIYQDIASQIKEGQWSPGERLATEHDLSATYATSRSTVHKALDRLSQDGYIQKVQGKGSIVLDVHRLDVPMSGLVSFKELVSSLPPSQRPVTRVHELTLIEPPAWLMEKLACGAEELVWKLVRTRTFDNEAVILDTDFIRQSFVPTLTKSIAEDSVFAYFEQQLGLSIAFSQREMVAEETTAEDESFLDMHGASHLVVVRSTVYVKDAVPLQYTESRHRLDRFRFVDFARRTNG; translated from the coding sequence ATGCGAATGAACATTAGCCAGACGATTTATCAGGACATCGCTAGTCAAATTAAAGAAGGGCAATGGTCTCCAGGGGAGCGCCTTGCGACAGAACATGATCTTTCTGCGACCTACGCGACCTCAAGAAGCACCGTCCACAAAGCGTTGGATCGCCTGTCACAAGACGGCTATATTCAAAAAGTCCAAGGCAAAGGATCCATCGTACTGGATGTTCATCGCTTAGACGTACCGATGTCCGGACTCGTCAGTTTTAAAGAGCTCGTGTCCAGCCTGCCCCCGTCACAACGACCCGTTACCCGAGTCCATGAGTTAACGTTGATTGAACCGCCAGCTTGGCTGATGGAAAAGTTAGCGTGCGGAGCTGAGGAGCTTGTGTGGAAACTTGTGAGAACAAGAACATTTGACAATGAAGCCGTCATTCTGGACACTGACTTTATTCGGCAATCGTTTGTACCTACACTCACAAAATCCATTGCAGAAGACTCCGTGTTTGCTTATTTTGAGCAGCAGCTGGGGCTTTCGATTGCCTTCTCACAAAGAGAAATGGTTGCTGAAGAAACGACAGCTGAGGACGAATCCTTCCTTGATATGCATGGAGCGTCCCATCTTGTGGTTGTCCGTTCGACGGTCTATGTAAAGGATGCAGTCCCGCTCCAGTACACAGAATCCCG
- the treC gene encoding alpha,alpha-phosphotrehalase — protein MIEPWWKRATVYQIYPKSFKDTTGNGLGDLQGIIQKLDYLKELGIDMIWLTPIYASPQNDNGYDISNYEEIFSDYGTMADFEQLLEETHGRGMKLMMDIVINHTSTAHDWFRQSRSSVDNPYRSYYIWKDTPEDELPNNWQSKFGGSAWAYDSETKAHYLHLFDVSQADLNWENSVMRAEVYEMMRRWLDKGVDGFRLDVINLISKNQTFPSDDKGDGRRFYTDGPRIHEYLHEMNQAVFKPYNAITVGEMSSTNVEDCVQYTHPSSEELDMVFNFHHLKVDYKDGEKWTNYPFDLVELKRILSHWQTHMHEGGGWNALFWCNHDQPRVVSRYGDDGEYRDTAAKMLATTIHLLKGTPYVYQGEEFGMTNPGFTSITQYRDVETKNAYNSLKEKGVSEEDIMAILAQKSRDNARTPMQWNEDANAGFTEGEPWIPMAKNADSIHAKAALEKPTSVFYHYQKLIKLRKTDDLITEGRFHLVDAAHPDVFAYVREHGQRRWLIVSNFRAKPLTFQTSFTDVDARIVVSTHEDSATAIESIALRPYESIVYELS, from the coding sequence ATGATTGAACCATGGTGGAAACGGGCAACCGTCTATCAAATTTATCCGAAGAGCTTTAAAGACACGACCGGGAATGGCCTTGGGGATTTGCAAGGCATTATTCAGAAGCTGGACTACCTAAAGGAACTGGGCATTGATATGATTTGGCTGACGCCAATTTATGCCTCTCCACAAAATGATAACGGCTATGATATTTCTAATTACGAGGAAATTTTTTCGGACTACGGCACGATGGCTGATTTTGAGCAGCTATTGGAGGAGACCCATGGCCGTGGCATGAAGCTGATGATGGATATCGTTATTAATCATACGTCAACTGCACACGATTGGTTTCGGCAGTCTCGGTCGTCTGTAGACAACCCGTATCGCTCCTATTACATTTGGAAGGACACGCCAGAGGACGAGCTGCCGAACAATTGGCAGTCCAAATTTGGTGGATCAGCTTGGGCCTATGATTCTGAAACGAAGGCGCATTATCTGCACCTCTTTGATGTTTCGCAAGCAGATTTGAATTGGGAAAACAGCGTGATGCGTGCTGAGGTCTATGAAATGATGAGACGTTGGCTGGACAAAGGCGTGGACGGCTTTCGCTTGGATGTCATTAACTTGATATCCAAAAACCAAACTTTCCCGTCGGATGACAAGGGAGATGGCAGGCGTTTTTACACCGATGGACCACGTATCCACGAATATCTGCATGAAATGAATCAAGCTGTGTTTAAGCCATACAACGCGATAACCGTTGGTGAGATGTCGTCAACAAATGTCGAGGATTGCGTTCAATATACACATCCTTCCTCTGAAGAATTGGATATGGTGTTTAATTTTCATCATTTAAAGGTTGATTATAAGGATGGGGAAAAGTGGACCAATTATCCGTTCGACTTGGTTGAGTTGAAGCGTATTCTCTCGCACTGGCAAACGCATATGCATGAAGGCGGTGGCTGGAATGCGTTATTTTGGTGCAACCATGACCAGCCAAGAGTCGTCTCACGGTACGGGGATGATGGAGAGTATCGTGACACTGCTGCAAAGATGCTCGCCACGACCATTCATCTTTTGAAAGGGACCCCTTATGTGTATCAGGGTGAGGAATTTGGCATGACCAACCCGGGCTTCACGTCCATCACGCAGTACCGAGATGTAGAAACGAAAAACGCCTATAACTCCCTGAAGGAGAAAGGTGTGTCAGAAGAAGACATCATGGCCATCCTCGCGCAAAAATCGCGGGATAATGCACGAACACCGATGCAGTGGAATGAGGATGCAAATGCTGGCTTTACTGAGGGAGAACCTTGGATTCCGATGGCGAAAAACGCCGACAGCATTCATGCCAAGGCAGCACTTGAGAAACCAACGTCAGTGTTTTATCATTATCAAAAGCTGATAAAGTTGCGAAAGACCGATGATCTTATTACAGAGGGACGTTTTCATTTGGTCGACGCCGCCCATCCCGATGTGTTTGCGTATGTACGCGAGCATGGTCAGCGACGTTGGCTTATTGTCAGCAATTTTCGTGCCAAACCACTCACTTTCCAAACATCGTTCACGGACGTCGATGCACGGATTGTCGTATCTACACATGAGGATTCGGCGACTGCGATTGAAAGCATTGCGTTACGTCCATATGAATCCATCGTCTATGAGCTTTCATAA